Sequence from the Saccopteryx bilineata isolate mSacBil1 chromosome 6, mSacBil1_pri_phased_curated, whole genome shotgun sequence genome:
ATGTTCCTACTCTGCTGTGCGTCTCTGCGTGTTGTGGGGCAGGCGCTTGTGCTGGGcgtcctcctcctgaaacgcccggtccatcctcctcctgaaacgcccggtccatcctcctcctgaaacgcccggtccctcctcctcctgaaacgcccggtccctcctcctcctgaaacgcccggtccctcTTCCTCCTGAATCGCCCGGTCCATCCTCCTCCTGAATCGCCCGGCCCATCCTCCTCCTGAATCGCCCGGTCcatcctcctcctgaaacgcccggtccatcctcctcctgaaacgccctgtccgtcctcctcctgaaacgcccggtccctcctcctcctgaaacgccctgtccgtcctcctcctgaaacgcccggtccgtcctcctcctgaaacgcccggtccctcctcctcctgaatcgcccggtccctcctcctcctgaaacgcccggtccctcctcctcctgaaacgcccggtccctcctcctcctgaaacgcccggtccctcctcctcctgaaacgcccggtccctcctcctcctgaaacgcccggtccatcctcctcctgaaacgcccggtccgtcctcctcctgaaacgccctgtccgtcctcctcctgaaacgcccggtccctcctcctcctgaaacgcccggtccctcTTCCTCCTGAATCGCCCGGTCcatcctcctcctgaaacgcccggtccgtcctcctcctgaaacgccctgtccgtcctcctcctgaaacgcccggtccgtcctcctcctgaaacgcccggtccgTCCTCCTCCTGAATCgcccggtccctcctcctcctgaaacgcccggtccctcctcctcctgaaacgcccggtccctcctcctcctgaaacgcccggtccatcttcctcctgaaacgcccggtccctcctcctcctgaaacgcccggtccatcttcctcctgaaacgcccggtccctcctcctcctgaaacgcccggtccctcctcctcctgaaacgcccggtccatcttcctcctgaaacgcccggtccatcctcctcctgaaacgcccggtccctcctcctcctgaaacgcccggtccctcctcctcctgaaacgcccggtccctcctcctcctgaaacgcccggtccctcctcctcctgaaacgcccggtccctcTTCCTCCTGAATCGCCCGGTCCATCCTCCTCCTGAATCGCCCGGCCCATCCTCCTCCTGAATCGCCCGGTCcatcctcctcctgaaacgcccggtccgtcctcctcctgaaacgccctgtccgtcctcctcctgaaacgcccggtccctcctcctcctgaaacgccctgtccgtcctcctcctgaaacgcccggtccgtcctcctcctgaaacgcccggtccctcctcctcctgaatcgcccggtccctcctcctcctgaaacgcccggtccctcctcctcctgaaacgcccggtccctcctcctcctgaaacgcccggtccctcctcctcctgaaacgcccggtccatcctcctcctgaaacgccctgtccgtcctcctcctgaaacgcccggtccctcctcctcctgaaacgcccggtccctcTTCCTCCTGAATCGCCCGGTCcatcctcctcctgaaacgcccggtccatcctcctcctgaaacgccctgtccgtcctcctcctgaaacgcccggtccgtcctcctcctgaaacgcccggtccctcctcctcctgaatcgcccggtccctcctcctcctgaaacgcccggtccctcctcctcctgaaacgcctggtccctcctcctcctgaaacgcccggtccctcctcctcctgaaacgcccggtccatcttcctcctgaaacgcccggtccctcctcctcctgaaacgcccggtccatcttcctcctgaaacgcccggtccctcctcctcctgaaacgcccggtccctcctcctcctgaaacgcccggtccatcttcctcctgaaacgcccggtccctcctcctcctgaaacgcccggtccatcttcctcctgaaacgcccggtccatcctcctcctgaaacgcccggtccctcctcctcctgaaacgcccggtccctcctcctcctgaaacgcccggtccctcctcctcctgaaacgcccggtccatcttcctcctgaaacgccctgtccgtcctcctcctgaaacgccctgtccgtcctcctcctgaaacgcccggtccctcctcctcctgaatcGCCCGGCCCATCCTCCTCCTGAATCGCCCGGTCcatcctcctcctgaaacgcccggtccatcctcctcctgaaacgccctgtccgtcctcctcctgaaacgcccggtccctcctcctcctgaaacgccctgtccgtcctcctcctgaaacgcccggtccgtcctcctcctgaaacgcccggtccctcctcctcctgaatcgcccggtccctcctcctcctgaaacgcccggtccctcctcctcctgaaacgcccggtccctcctcctcctgaaacgcccggtccctcctcctcctgaaacgcccggtccctcctcctcctgaaacgcccggtccctcctcctcctgaaacgcccggtccatcctcctcctgaaacgccctgtccgtcctcctcctgaaacgcccggtccctcctcctcctgaaacgcccggtccctcTTCCTCCTGAATCGCCCGGTCcatcctcctcctgaaacgcccggtccatcctcctcctgaaacgccctgtccgtcctcctcctgaaacgcccggtccgtcctcctcctgaaacgcccggtccctcctcctcctgaatcgcccggtccctcctcctcctgaaacgcccggtccctcctcctcctgaaacgcccggtccctcctcctcctgaaacgcccggtccctcctcctcctgaaacgcccggtccatcttcctcctgaaacgcccggtccctcctcctcctgaaacgcccggtccatcttcctcctgaaacgcccggtccctcctcctcctgaaacgcccggtccctcctcctcctgaaacgcccggtccatcttcctcctgaaacgcccggtccctcctcctcctgaaacgcccggtccatcttcctcctgaaacgcccggtccatcctcctcctgaaacgcccggtccctcctcctcctgaaacgcccggtccctcctcctcctgaaacgcccggtccctcctcctcctgaaacgcccggtccatcttcctcctgaaacgcccggtccctcctcctcctgaaacgcccggtccctcctcctcctgaaacgcccggtccctcctcctcctgaaacgcccggtccctcctcctcctgaaacgcccggtccctcctcctcctgaaacgcccggtccatcttcctcctgaaacgcccggtccctcctcctcctgaatcGCCCGGTCcatcctcctcctgaaacgcccggtccatcctcctcctgaaacgcccggtccctcctcctcctgaaacgccccGTCCGTCTCCCCTGACTCCTAGCACCCCTGTGACCACTCCTTTGGCTGCACCACGTCTCGTCAGACGGGAcgctctgggggagggggctctctCCACGATTCTTTCATTCTGTTGGTCAGTTCACCCCGTTCTCTTAGGTTTACATTCACTTTATGAATTTGCTGTTAACTACTTCCTGTGGTTGGaaatttaggttatttccaaATGTTTATAGTATTTGGTTAACATCCCTGTGGCTAAATCTTTGCAtacctttcattattttttaaaaattttttttgaagtgctTGCTAGGTTTAATAAGTATACCAAATTTTAAGGTTTCTGATTCACTGAAGATTCCTGCAGGAGGGTTAGTGGGTGGTGTCTGcggtgtactgtgtgtgtgtgtgcatgtgcgtggaAGGTGGCATTTGGTTCTGTTCACCTGAGTTGAGTCCTTACCTTTTGCACAAGTGGTTTTGCTCCTCAGCTGAGCCGGGCTTTTCAACCACAGTCTACACTGCTGTCCGTTTGGGGCCCAGACTTGCAGCTGTTGGTGCCATTTGACCATTGGCAGTTCCCTGGGTGCCTGCGGACAGCCAGGTGTGAGGACAACTGCCTGGGAGCCCTCTTTGTCCCCTGTGGGAGCTGGCTGGAGTGCCTTctgctccccccctctctctctggcaCCACCAACTCCTGCCTTGAAAGACAGTCATGTCCGGCGTTGACTCTGTGTTGTGGGCAGATGCCAGTCCTGGTTGCTCTCGTGAGCTTAAAGCAGTTTCCTCTTGGCATGATGGCACAGCGGGTGGTTATGTGGTTTCTCATGTCTTTATTTGGCAAAGGTTGTAGTCCCCgcatttcctcctcctcctcctctctctctctctctctctctctctcggtctctcggttttagttttaatttcacTGATCTCTAAAAGTCAAGGCACCACTGTTGTAACTGAGTTGTTACTGTTACTGTCTGGGGCTTCATGTCCTGTGGAAGCGGTGGACACTTATCATAAGGCCGTGTGCTGGTCACATTATCACTCTGGCCCAGGAAGCCAGGGAGCAGCGTGAGATCTCGTCCTTACAGCGGCCACGTCCACCCAAGAGCAAGAGCGAGACAGCGTGCaagtgtgtacatatgtgtatgGGTGCGTGCACATGGGTTCATGTATGAACGTGTGCACACTTGGCACGTGTTTGTGCactacatgtgtgtatgtgtctgtcttcttgtctctccttcccttcagggCAGTGTCCAGGCAGGTGGGCGTGGTTCTGCAGGGTTcccgtgcccctggtgggccgtGGCTGAGCCGCCCCCTTGGTCCTCCCTGCAGGTTCTCCCACGGGCAGGTGGTCTCTGTGGACGAGCTGCGCCCCTTCCAGGACCCAGACCTGAGCTCCCTGCAGACCGGCTCTGCGTGTCTGGCCAAGCAGCAGGATGGGCTGTGGTACCCGGCACGGATCACTGGTGAGGCCGCCTGTGGCCCCCCCAGCCCCCTTGGGAGGTCCCTCCATTCCTCACCTGTCTTAGCACCCCTGTGACCACTCCTTTGGGTGAGTGTTAGGTCCGAGCCCGTGCCCAAGAGGAGCGAGACTGCCCGTGGCCTTGCCCTCCTGCTCCCGTCCCCAGTGTGCCTCGGCCACCTGGGAGGCTGCTGACCCAGCCTGTCCTTGTCCCTGCCCCCAGATATGGACAGCGGCTACTACACAGTCAAGTTTGACTCGCTGCTGCTGAAGGAGGCCGTGTTGGAGGGCGATAGTATCCTGCCTCCACTGCGCCCAGAGTCCACGGGGTCGTCCGACTCAGACAGCGATGACGCGGACGACTCCAGCTATGCCAGAGGTAATGGGAGCCAGGGGCGGCCTGGGCTGCGTTCTCCCTGGGAGGCTCCTAGCTGGCGGGGCTTGGACCATCTAAGTGGGCAGGTGGAGAGAGTGAGGGCAATGAGGCGGGCTGTCCCTAGTGCGTGGTGACCAGCAGGGGCACTAGCTGGGCCGGGAGAGGCGTGGAGGTCCCTAGTGCGTGGTGACCAGCAGGGGCTCTAGCTGGGCCGGGAGAGGCGTGGAGGTCCCTAGTGCGTGGTGACCAGCAGGGGCTCTAGCTGGGCCGGGAGAGGCGTGGAGGTCCCTAGTGCGTGGTGACCAGCAGGGGCTCTAGCTGGGCCGGGAGAGGCGTGGAGGTCCCTAGTGCGTGGTGACCAGCAGGGGCACTAGCTGGGCCGGGAGAGGCGTTGAGGTCCCTAGTGCGTGGTGACCAGCAGGGGCACTAGCTGGGCCGGAAGAGGTGTGGAGGTCCTTAGTGCGTGGTGACCAGCAGGGGCTCTAGCTGGGCCGGGAGAGGCGTGGAGGTCCCTAGTGCGTGGTGACCAGCAGGGGCACTAGCTGGGCCGGGAGAGGTGTGGAGGTCCTTAGTGCGTGGTGACCAGCAGGGGCTCTAGCTGGGCCAGGAGAGGCGTGGAGGTCCTTAGTGTGTGGTGACCAGCAGGGGCACTAGCTGGGCCGGGAGAGGCGTTGAGGTCCCTAGTGCGTGGTGACCAGCAGGGGCTCTAGCTGGGCCAGGAGAGGCGTGGAGGCCCCCATAGGAGTGGGGAGAATCTGGGAAAGTTCTCGGCGGCTCCTTCAGGGGCTTCCAGCTGGGGACTGGCAGGTGGCAGGGAGCTGTGCTGTGTGCAGgcagcccctggggggggggcttcaggaAGATGTACTGGCTGGTAGTGTCCAGTCCTCCTGAGGGTCAGAGGGAATGAAGACAGGTGACGCCCTTGAGGGGCTCTCCATGAGTGGGTGGTTCCTGAAGCCCTGTGTCCCCGAGGATAGAGGACTGAGCTGAGCaggtgaaggagaggaaggaggagctcACCACCTGGGAGGGGCGGGGACAAGGCCGCGTAGGGAAGGGCCGGCCTGGCCTGCATGTGACCAGAGGAGGGCTGGGGCCAGTGGTGCTGGAGTCTGTCACCGGCTCTGCTGTCACACGTCACAACCTGAGCTGCAGGCAGCGGCCGAGGTTCAGGGGAGGCAGCCCTGCCCAGAGCTGAGCTCTCGGGCTggtgctggctggagcccagtgTGCTCCACGTGCGGCCGGCTGAGCCGCTGCCCTGTCTCCTGCAGTGGTGGAACCCAGCGCTGCCAGCTCCGGGACCTGCAGCTCCGCCTTCGCAGGCTGGGAGGTGCACACACGGGGCATGGGCTCCCGGCTCCTCGCCAAGATGGGCTATGAGTTTGGCAAGGGTGAGTGAGTGGGTGCCCCGGGGAGGGCGGAGCTGCCGCAGCATGGTGGGGGGCCCAGCAGCAGCGCCAGCCCCCTGTCCCCCAGGTCTGGGCCGACACTCGGACGGTCGGGTGGAGCCCATCCACACTGTGGTGCTACCTCGAGGGAAGTCGCTGGACCAGTGTGCGGAGATCCTGCAGAAGAGGACCAAGGGCGGCAAGGCTGGCACCAGCAGGCCCGCAAAGTGCCGGGGCAGGGGGGGTGGGCCTGGAGGCCGCCCGCCCCCGCGGAGCGTGTTTGACTTTCTGAACGAGAAGCTGCAGGGCCAGGCTCCGGGGGCCCTGGGGGCAGGGGCGGCCGCCCCGGGGAGGCGCAGCGGCAAGGAGCTCTACCACGCCAGCAAGAGCGCCAAGAGGGCCCTGAGCCTGCGGCTCCTCCAGACCGAGGGGAAGATTGAGCAGGCCCAGCGGGACATCCGAGGCATCCAGGAGGCCCTCGCCCGCAACACTGGCCGGTACGCGTGGGGCTGGACCTGGGGCGGGGCGGGCCCTGGGGCGGCCGTGCTTCTGCCCCCGCCCAGGGCACCCAGCCCACAGGTCACACGTGGGAGGCCACCCTTGGCCTGAGGACAGTGGGCTGAGTCTGAGGGGGGTCTGGATGGTGGGAGATGCCTGGGGCGTTGTGGCAGTGGCCTGGGAGCCTACGCTGAGTGGCGGCCTCTCTCTAGGCACAGCGTGACAGTGGCCCAGCTGCAGGAGAAGCTGGCAGGAGCCCAGCAGCAGCTGGGGCAGCTCCGGGCCCAGGAGGCAGGCctgcagagggagcagaggaagGCGGACACCCACAAGAAGATGACCGAATTCTAGAGCCCGACATGCGCCATGGACGAGACTCGGGGCCCCGGCTCCCAGCTGCCCTCAGGGAGCCCGACGTGCGCCATGGACGGGACTCGGGGCCCCGGCTCCCAGCTGCCCTCAGGGAGCCCCGCTGCTGCCCAGGGACCAGGGGCCTCCAGAGAGGGGCCAGCTGCTGCAGGACAGCCCCCTCCGTCAGCCCTTCTGCCGGCCAAGGATGTGTGAACACCGCTGAGTGGAGATGGAGTGCGGGGTCACGGACTGATGCTCACGTGGCCGGGGAGCCCACTGGCCAGTGTCCACTCATCAAGGACATTAAAGTGATTTTGTTGCAGTGTCTTTTAGTGCTGGCTCGGCTGGCTGTGTCCGTGGGGAGAGGGGACTATGGGCTGGGCCAGAGGAGTCCTGACAGAGCCCAGAGGCAGAGAGCCTGGGGGACTGTCATTCTCCCTGGCCTCCCAGATGGGTCCCCATTGGGACATGATGGGAGGGGAGTGGCCATCACAGAGAGCTGTTAATGGGGTAGGAGGGCCTGGCAGGGTGGGCTTGGGAGTCCAAGAGCCTGGATTCAGCCCCAGTGGCTGGTGGCCACAAGACCACCCAGTCCCCGTGCTGTGCCTGTCCCCTCACCAGCATGTGCCACCTCCTCGTGGGTGGAGACAAGTTAGGCTCTCAAACCTGCGGGCTCGTAGCTCACGCCCACTGGTATCATCCAGACCTCAGGCAGGGGCTGCAGGGGGGGTGAGACTGCGGGGGCAGCGGCAGCAGCTCTGGGGGTTGTGACGCGCCCTGACGCACAGGCAGGAAGTGAGAGGGAGCTTCACCTCGGGCTGGAGCCACACAAAGGCACCACTCCTCAAGGTGCCCGAGCCGCCCCAGACAGGGCTGAGGAGGTGTCCCTGCGCCCATGGCCTTGGTAAGTGCCTGCTCTGGCCTCCGGCCTGGCCAGCTCTCCACGCCCCCTGGTGTCCTCCTGAGAGCAGCTGAGGACGGGTCTGGGAGGACTGGGCCCTTCCAAGGTAGAGCACTGGGACGTGGGCTGTGACCAGGTCAGGGCCCTGGGACCTCGTGTGGGAAGCCGACTCCCTGGGTCCGTGTGCCTGGACTAACAGGCTGTGCAATGGTGGTGGACCCCCAGCCCCCGCAGCCCCAGGAAGGAGACAGGCCccacagcagggatgagggagtgGAGAGGTGGAGGGACCATCAGTGCCCAAAGCAGCCCCTATCTGCCTGCTGAGGGTCCGTGTGCCTGGACTAACGGGCTGTGCAATGGTGGTGGACCCCCAGCCCCTGCAGCCCCAGGAAGGAGACAGGCCccacagcagggatgagggactgGAGAGGTGGAGGAACCATCAGTGCCCAAAGCAGCCCCTATCTGCCTGCTGAGGGTCCGTGTGCCTGGACTAACGGGCTGTGCAATGGTGGTGGACCCCCAGCCCCTGCAGCCCCAGGAAGGAGACAGGCCccacagcagggatgagggactgGAGAGGTGGAGGGACCATCAGTGCCCAAAGCAGCCCCTATCTGCCTGCTGACCCCGCCTTTCCAGCTCCTCAGTGGGCCAGGCTCTGTAGTGAATGACTAGGGACctcacctgagacagaggccatgccTGGGCACAGCGTGGCTGCAGGGAGTCTGTGCCTGTGGCTTGCAGGCTCAGGGATGTGACCTCAGaggcctccccacttctcaagtTTGGGCCACAGTGACCACAGTGAGGCCTCGGCCAGGCCCCCACTGGCCCTCCTCTATGGTCATGTGGGTCACCTTTGCCACTCGGGTGTTCCTGGAGGCCAGGAAGAGCGCACAGCCTCACACCTCTGACCGGCGCCCCAGCcagaggaggtgggaggtgggcgcTGAAGCAGTGTCTTTTTGGCCTCTGTAGGAAGGAGGGGCTGCTGAGTGTTGGGGTTTCCTGTGTGCTGAGTCAGAGTGCCCAAGGGCGGGAGACCGCCCAGCAGTGTGAGGCACAGTAGGGGGGCTGCAGGTGGGTGCTTAGTCCTTCAGtcagcccccccacccctgtcttcTGCCCTCAGGCAGGTCCAGGGCTTCGCAGGATGGGGCTGCTGATGTCATCGGCCCCTCCTGCCCTCTGGGTCCTAGGGTGCCTCACCCTGCTCTTCGGGCTGTGGGTGCTCTGCACAGCCTGCCACAGGTATGTCCCTCCCTTGCCTGGGTTCTATGTGGAGCCTGGCTCAGCGCTGTGGCCAGAGGGGGCGGGGCTCCAGGCTGGTCCTCCTTGACAAGAGGTGGACACCTCTGCCCCCATCTCGGCTTCCCTGGCCTGACGACCCTCTTGCCCCCAGGAAGCGGGCGCAGAGGCATAGGGCCGGGCTGCAGGGTACTGTGATGCCAACAGAAGCGGTGAGTGCCAGGCTTTCCCTGGGGCCAGGGCAGGGTCAGCAGGGGACTGACCTGCCTTCCTTGCCCCCAGTCACTGCTGAGAAGACCCCATCTCTGCATCCTCAGCAAGTCGGACACTAGGCTGCACGAGCTGCACAGGGGCCCAAATGTCCACACAGGTGAGCCCAGCTGGGAGTGGCAGGGCTGTGGGCGGGGCTTCTGCACCACAACCTCCAACAGGCTGCAGTCCGATTCCCTCTGCCCCAACTGACCTCTGCTCtgacccctgccccagcccctcggCCTGCCAGCATGGATCTCCTGCTCCCACAATGTCTGGAGGTGTCCAGAGGCACCACTGAGCCCCCAGCTGCCTTCTCACACCGCGAACTGCCTCAGACTTCACCTGCTACCGCCACTGCCCAGCCCTCCATGGGCCCCGAGGCCACCTATTCCAACGTGGGGCTGGctgccatccccagggcctgccTGGCAGCCAGCCCTGTGGTATGGACAGGGGCACGGCTGACCAGTAGCTGTGCCAGACCTGGGCCTGAGGCCAGACCAGTGGTGGCTGAGTATGCTTGCATTCGAAAGATCAAGGGAACAGATCCGGGGCCCCAAGGTCTGGAGAAGGGGAAGGTCCAGGGGACCCCTGCCACTCAGGTAAGGTGAAGGGCTTGGCGTGGGCTAGGGGAGGCTGGGGGATCCCTGGCAGAGGGGATGGTGCTGACTCCTCCCTGGGTTGGCTTCCCCTCTCCAGGTGGACATCCTGTACTCCAGGGTCAGCAAGCCTAAAAGGAGAGACCCAGGACCTCCCAGAGACCAGCCGGACCCAAAAGGCAGGACAGCGATTCTGACTCTGGGGCAGAACCGGACCTATGAGGCCCTTCCACTTAGGGGCCTGAGCACAGACAACTGTCCCTTAGAAAACGTGTATGAGAGCATCCAGGAGATGGAGGCCCCTGAATGCCGGCAGACCCCCAGCTCTAGCTAACAGACTGGACGTGTGACGgtctcctgcccctgccctcagCCCCTCAGCCTACCCAAGGGTTTCCaaccctccccctgccctgagCACCCAAATACAGCTGTTCCTTCTTCCAGCGTGGGGCCCGACCCCTTCTTCCCTCCAGTCCCCCACACAGCTAGCTGGCAGCTTGTGAGGTCCTTGGGATCCTGGCTGCCCTGGCCTCTCCAGCCGGCGTCTTAATAAATCCCCATAGCAGGGAGGATGAACACAGCGCGCCTCACAGCCTTCTCTTCTTGAAAACCTGACGGGTTTGGGGCGATTGTCTGGAAGGAGTAAAAACATCCCCTTACCTCGGGGACAggctccctccctcctggggTGCCTGGGCCCTGACACGCAGGCAGTGTGGGGAGAGGGGCCAGATTAGGGGTGGTGTCCCCAGGCCGGGTCGGTTCTAGAGAGGGCGCAGCCGGCCGGCAGGGTGGCCGCCCGGGGTCGGACTTGGACCCTGAACGCCGAGGGAGGGCTCGGGCCACCCAGCCCAGGGGTTAcataaggggtgggggaggtgggcagCCGAGCGTTAAAGAATAACCTGCTCCGGAGAAGCCCGCCGAGGAGACGCGGCCCCTTCCCCGATCTGGCAACTCCGCGCACCGGCACCCCGAGAGGAAGCTGGCCCTCTGCACCAGCGGAAGCGCGCGGG
This genomic interval carries:
- the ZGPAT gene encoding zinc finger CCCH-type with G patch domain-containing protein — encoded protein: MDEESLQSALRTYGVQLQQVELALGAGLDPAELADLRQLQGDLKELIELTEASLVSVRKSKLLASLDGERPAQDDEEDVAFQPAVAEAADGPVAARAELDTVPEREAGPAPSEPGLEEDEGEDSEDEEELSGRKVNAPYYSAWGTLEYHNAMIVGTEEADDGSAAVRVLYLYPTHKSLKPCPFFLEGKCRFQDSCRFSHGQVVSVDELRPFQDPDLSSLQTGSACLAKQQDGLWYPARITDMDSGYYTVKFDSLLLKEAVLEGDSILPPLRPESTGSSDSDSDDADDSSYARVVEPSAASSGTCSSAFAGWEVHTRGMGSRLLAKMGYEFGKGLGRHSDGRVEPIHTVVLPRGKSLDQCAEILQKRTKGGKAGTSRPAKCRGRGGGPGGRPPPRSVFDFLNEKLQGQAPGALGAGAAAPGRRSGKELYHASKSAKRALSLRLLQTEGKIEQAQRDIRGIQEALARNTGRHSVTVAQLQEKLAGAQQQLGQLRAQEAGLQREQRKADTHKKMTEF
- the LIME1 gene encoding lck-interacting transmembrane adapter 1 — protein: MALAGPGLRRMGLLMSSAPPALWVLGCLTLLFGLWVLCTACHRKRAQRHRAGLQGTVMPTEASLLRRPHLCILSKSDTRLHELHRGPNVHTAPRPASMDLLLPQCLEVSRGTTEPPAAFSHRELPQTSPATATAQPSMGPEATYSNVGLAAIPRACLAASPVVWTGARLTSSCARPGPEARPVVAEYACIRKIKGTDPGPQGLEKGKVQGTPATQVDILYSRVSKPKRRDPGPPRDQPDPKGRTAILTLGQNRTYEALPLRGLSTDNCPLENVYESIQEMEAPECRQTPSSS